The following are encoded together in the Candidatus Abawacabacteria bacterium genome:
- the mutS gene encoding DNA mismatch repair protein MutS: protein MKKLTPMLQQYFAIKAQYPDCVLLFRLGDFYEMFGTDAELASQILHIALTARNKGTENEIAMCGFPHFSADQYTKKLIRAGHKVAICDQISDPNLPGIVERDVTRVITPGTLLSDDEDETKLRLLAAVSYQGQNWEVLFCNVSTGELMPGFGTTLPDILEQLHIRQPTEILLAKEHEEKVQSLLRQSNIIATVTGLSGVYEAEGMIRHYIERTQKSATNYLHQELHREAKTIAIDEMTLRNLEIVRNNHDGKIYGSLLDTINATITAAGFRLLHTMLLHPLADANAIMYRQDIVAGFTEESIVRKSIQNLLKQVHDIEKIIAKIVLRSGSPRDLGNLSQTLNLLPNLYQALQKSLKPLIRELAETINYQGPLTELLNKALVSDTLPLTPQEGHWLQSGFDSELDEIRRRVSHTQEWLREYEEMEKQKTGIEQLKVRFNTISGFYIEISKTSLKNIALEKIAHLTRKQTLVNVERYSSVELHNFESEYLAAEEKMKARQNVLFSHLCQQVLAEKDNLQKLAKNIALIDVFSSLAQIAEEYHYTRPEISIDNSLVIEEGKHPMIARKLGSSFVANDTILNHDQQQLILITGPNMGGKSTYLRQVALIEILFLIGSFVPAQKARLPLVDHIFTRIGAQDHLLRGMSTFMVEMSETANILRSATEKSLIILDEIGRGTSTYDGLSIAWAICDYLVHSVKAKTLFASHYHELIQVIEDLPHASNASVAIAEQADQITFLYKVVPGGIGKSYGLEVAKRAGLPPSVVQYARHILQELESGIPVPTQAKEDATLFSVPIAPVQSKLEQTLEQLDINTLSPIDALLLLKTWKEKLKQI, encoded by the coding sequence ATGAAAAAGCTCACCCCAATGCTCCAACAGTACTTTGCAATCAAAGCACAGTACCCAGACTGTGTATTATTGTTTCGTCTTGGAGATTTTTATGAAATGTTTGGCACCGATGCCGAGCTGGCTAGTCAAATTCTCCATATTGCTTTAACAGCCCGGAACAAAGGGACTGAAAATGAGATTGCCATGTGTGGTTTTCCCCACTTTAGTGCCGATCAGTATACCAAGAAGCTAATTCGTGCTGGGCACAAAGTAGCTATTTGTGATCAAATCAGTGATCCCAATTTACCTGGTATCGTCGAGCGTGATGTTACTAGAGTCATTACTCCTGGCACCTTGCTTAGCGATGATGAAGATGAGACGAAATTGAGATTATTGGCTGCAGTATCTTACCAAGGACAGAATTGGGAAGTGCTTTTTTGTAATGTTAGCACCGGTGAATTAATGCCCGGCTTTGGTACCACCTTGCCCGATATTCTAGAACAATTACATATTCGGCAACCGACAGAAATTTTGTTAGCTAAAGAGCATGAAGAAAAAGTTCAATCATTACTAAGACAAAGTAATATTATAGCTACCGTCACAGGTCTCAGCGGGGTATATGAAGCTGAAGGCATGATTCGCCACTACATTGAGAGAACCCAAAAAAGTGCCACTAATTATCTTCATCAAGAATTGCATAGGGAAGCTAAGACTATAGCCATTGATGAAATGACTTTGCGCAATCTAGAAATTGTCCGCAACAATCATGATGGCAAAATCTATGGCTCTCTACTCGACACCATCAATGCCACCATCACCGCCGCTGGTTTTCGCCTACTTCATACTATGCTCTTACATCCCTTAGCTGATGCTAACGCAATTATGTATCGTCAAGATATAGTCGCCGGTTTCACTGAGGAAAGTATTGTTCGAAAATCAATTCAAAACTTATTAAAACAGGTACATGATATCGAAAAAATCATTGCCAAAATCGTGCTTCGTAGTGGATCGCCACGTGATCTTGGCAACCTGAGTCAGACACTCAATTTATTACCCAATCTTTACCAGGCACTCCAAAAAAGCCTCAAGCCACTGATTAGAGAATTGGCAGAAACAATTAATTATCAGGGTCCCTTAACTGAATTGTTGAATAAAGCCTTGGTATCAGACACTCTGCCATTAACTCCTCAAGAAGGACACTGGTTACAAAGTGGTTTTGACTCAGAACTAGATGAAATCCGACGCCGTGTTTCTCATACTCAAGAGTGGCTGAGAGAATATGAAGAAATGGAAAAACAAAAAACAGGTATTGAGCAATTAAAAGTACGATTCAATACTATTAGTGGCTTTTATATTGAAATATCTAAAACCAGCCTAAAAAACATTGCTTTAGAAAAGATTGCCCATCTCACCCGCAAACAAACATTAGTCAATGTTGAGCGCTATTCTTCAGTAGAATTACACAATTTTGAGAGTGAATATTTAGCCGCTGAAGAAAAAATGAAAGCGAGACAAAATGTTCTTTTTAGCCACTTATGTCAGCAAGTATTGGCTGAGAAAGATAATTTGCAAAAATTAGCCAAAAACATTGCTCTCATCGATGTTTTTTCCAGCCTAGCACAAATAGCGGAAGAATATCATTACACCAGACCAGAAATCAGTATCGATAATAGCCTAGTGATTGAAGAGGGAAAGCACCCCATGATTGCCAGGAAGCTGGGTAGTTCTTTTGTAGCCAATGATACCATCCTAAATCATGACCAGCAGCAATTAATTTTGATCACTGGTCCCAATATGGGAGGTAAAAGCACCTATCTCAGACAAGTGGCTTTAATTGAAATATTATTTTTGATTGGCAGCTTCGTGCCCGCCCAAAAAGCACGACTGCCATTAGTAGATCATATTTTCACTCGCATCGGCGCTCAAGATCATCTCCTCCGAGGCATGTCTACCTTTATGGTAGAAATGTCTGAAACTGCTAATATTTTACGTTCAGCAACAGAAAAAAGTCTCATTATTTTAGATGAAATCGGTCGAGGCACTTCCACCTATGATGGTCTGAGCATTGCCTGGGCAATCTGTGATTATTTAGTACACAGCGTTAAAGCAAAAACTCTTTTTGCTAGCCATTACCATGAACTAATCCAAGTAATTGAGGATTTACCACATGCCAGTAATGCCAGCGTTGCTATCGCCGAACAAGCCGATCAAATTACTTTTCTTTACAAAGTAGTTCCTGGTGGCATCGGCAAAAGTTACGGCTTAGAAGTAGCCAAAAGAGCAGGACTCCCCCCCAGTGTAGTGCAATACGCACGTCACATTTTACAAGAACTAGAATCTGGAATACCAGTACCAACCCAAGCTAAAGAAGATGCCACTTTATTTTCTGTACCCATTGCTCCCGTGCAATCTAAGCTCGAACAAACCTTAGAGCAACTAGACATCAATACCCTAAGCCCCATCGACGCCCTACTACTACTCAAAACATGGAAAGAAAAATTAAAACAGATCTAA
- the mutL gene encoding DNA mismatch repair endonuclease MutL gives MIRILPEHVINQIAAGEVVERPASIVKELIENSLDAKADHIVINLRNGGKGLIRISDNGTGIAPEELDQAVLRHATSKIAKIEDLDHVLTLGFRGEALASIASVSQMYLESKTSTSNSASTITMDHGRIENKNTAAREQGTTVNIENLFAKIPARRKFLKSDRQELAVIVRLIQEIALANPAVHFELNHNGQELLNTPPRKSLLEKFYDIFPSPDLPGKMMAIEQEENGLKLQAIISQPIIKRASKGQQMVAVNQRTIRDYRINKTIEDAYHTFLLSSEHPIFFLHLSVNPQEIDVNVHPRKNEVRFEHLDHILSFIYRSVKGTLEKQILSVNPSFNSKFEIPNAQLSPTSNFEFRTSHSPSNSVASPSNTYQAAQFNQLFTEETPPRPIKVVSQIKNSYILCTAEQSLILFDQHAAHERFIYEELKKTRAQKSTQQLMNPLELTATAEQSILLAEQQQNFANFGIQLEQSGPNNWLITDVPNMPRSYKIDWSQVVLNSLDQVHAESLTHSLQDHEDDILHTMACKAAVKFNDHLSLSELQRLIDDVAYLPGIYTCPHGRPFRLELTFNELDRYFKRH, from the coding sequence ATGATCCGCATTCTCCCCGAACATGTCATCAATCAAATTGCTGCTGGAGAAGTAGTAGAGCGCCCAGCTTCTATTGTAAAAGAATTGATAGAAAACAGTTTAGACGCCAAGGCTGATCACATCGTGATCAATTTACGCAATGGTGGCAAAGGATTAATTCGGATTAGTGACAATGGTACTGGTATCGCCCCAGAAGAATTAGACCAAGCTGTGCTTCGTCATGCTACTAGCAAAATCGCCAAGATTGAAGATTTAGATCATGTGCTCACTTTAGGCTTTCGCGGTGAAGCATTGGCCAGTATCGCTTCAGTAAGCCAGATGTATCTTGAAAGTAAAACATCAACGAGTAATAGCGCAAGTACTATTACCATGGACCATGGCCGTATCGAGAATAAAAATACCGCAGCGCGCGAACAAGGAACCACGGTCAATATTGAAAATTTATTTGCTAAGATTCCTGCTCGCCGCAAGTTTCTCAAAAGTGATCGCCAAGAATTGGCAGTGATTGTGCGTCTAATCCAAGAAATCGCCTTAGCCAATCCCGCTGTTCATTTCGAACTCAATCATAATGGTCAAGAATTACTAAACACACCGCCAAGAAAAAGCTTATTAGAAAAGTTTTATGACATTTTTCCCAGTCCCGATTTGCCAGGGAAAATGATGGCCATTGAACAAGAAGAAAATGGCCTAAAACTGCAAGCAATTATTTCTCAGCCAATCATAAAACGCGCCAGCAAAGGACAACAAATGGTAGCAGTCAATCAGCGCACCATTCGTGACTATCGTATTAATAAAACCATTGAAGACGCCTATCATACTTTTCTGCTCAGTTCAGAACATCCAATATTCTTCCTTCACCTATCAGTAAACCCTCAAGAAATAGACGTCAATGTCCACCCCCGAAAAAATGAGGTGCGCTTTGAACATTTGGACCACATACTAAGCTTCATTTATCGCTCAGTGAAAGGAACCCTAGAAAAGCAGATTCTGTCAGTTAACCCAAGTTTTAATTCGAAATTCGAAATTCCAAATGCACAGTTGAGCCCCACTTCGAACTTCGAATTTCGCACTTCGCACTCCCCATCAAATTCCGTAGCCTCTCCCTCAAATACATATCAAGCAGCCCAATTCAATCAATTATTTACAGAGGAAACGCCTCCTCGGCCTATCAAGGTTGTAAGCCAAATCAAGAATTCTTATATTTTGTGTACTGCAGAACAAAGTCTCATTTTGTTTGATCAACATGCAGCCCATGAACGCTTTATTTATGAAGAATTAAAAAAAACTAGAGCACAAAAGAGTACTCAGCAATTGATGAACCCACTAGAATTGACAGCCACCGCTGAGCAAAGCATTTTATTAGCTGAGCAACAACAAAACTTTGCCAATTTTGGTATTCAGTTAGAACAAAGCGGCCCTAATAATTGGCTAATCACAGACGTTCCTAATATGCCCCGTTCATATAAAATTGATTGGTCACAAGTTGTACTCAATAGCTTAGATCAAGTACATGCTGAATCTCTAACTCATAGCCTGCAAGATCACGAAGATGACATTTTGCACACTATGGCCTGCAAAGCAGCAGTAAAGTTTAATGATCATTTAAGTCTCAGTGAATTACAGCGCCTCATAGATGATGTCGCCTATTTACCAGGCATCTATACCTGTCCCCATGGGAGGCCGTTTAGATTAGAGCTGACTTTTAATGAGTTAGATAGATATTTCAAGAGACACTGA
- a CDS encoding CCA tRNA nucleotidyltransferase — protein sequence MYQTALTIIQRLHSSGFEAYLAGGCVRDILLKKEPKDYDIVTNASPEQIESLFADKSRAIGKHFGVMQVKENGHHFEIATFRSDSSYSDGRRPDFVTFTSAAEDAKRRDFTINGLFLNPFTNEIKDFVGGQIDIKERLIRFIGNAEDRIKEDYLRILRAVRFKNRLNFRFDPATFQALRSNAELCRKIAPERIRDELNKMLLHPNRIQAIQDLAELNILPIILPEIAKLKGITQPYEYHTEGDVFEHTLLALKSIKSQRNLALIWATLLHDAGKAETYQVKERIRFDSHAEHSAKIAKDILSRLHFPNSFIAEVCFLVLHHMMWVSLRDMPDSRKQHWIFGPHFANLLRLFKADASGSKPLDLSLYQEIKLIVQKIKTQYKKLPRPLLDGHIIQKELKLAPSPLIGQLLEKIYTAQIEKKVHTKQEALTFLHSLYDHLQH from the coding sequence ATGTACCAAACAGCCTTAACTATTATCCAAAGACTACATTCCAGCGGTTTTGAGGCTTATCTAGCTGGCGGTTGTGTGCGTGATATTTTGCTCAAAAAAGAGCCTAAAGATTATGACATCGTTACCAATGCTTCCCCAGAACAGATAGAATCATTATTTGCTGACAAAAGCCGCGCTATTGGCAAACATTTTGGTGTGATGCAGGTGAAAGAGAATGGTCATCATTTCGAAATCGCTACTTTTCGTTCCGATAGCAGTTATAGTGATGGTCGTAGACCAGACTTTGTCACTTTTACCTCGGCAGCAGAAGATGCCAAGAGACGCGACTTTACTATCAATGGTCTCTTCCTCAATCCTTTCACTAACGAAATTAAAGATTTTGTTGGCGGTCAAATAGATATTAAGGAAAGACTGATCCGTTTTATTGGCAATGCAGAAGATCGCATCAAAGAAGACTATTTACGCATTCTCCGAGCAGTCAGATTTAAAAATCGTTTAAACTTCCGTTTTGATCCGGCTACTTTTCAAGCCTTACGAAGCAATGCTGAGCTATGCCGCAAAATTGCTCCCGAAAGAATACGGGATGAACTCAACAAAATGTTATTGCATCCTAATCGTATCCAAGCAATCCAAGATCTAGCTGAACTGAATATTTTGCCGATTATATTACCTGAAATAGCTAAGCTCAAAGGGATTACTCAACCATATGAATATCATACTGAGGGCGATGTATTCGAGCATACATTATTAGCCTTAAAAAGTATCAAGTCACAGCGTAACTTAGCCTTAATCTGGGCCACGCTATTACATGATGCCGGTAAGGCAGAAACCTACCAGGTCAAAGAGCGTATCCGTTTTGACAGTCATGCTGAGCACTCGGCTAAAATAGCTAAAGATATTCTCAGCAGATTACACTTTCCAAACAGTTTTATCGCTGAAGTATGCTTTCTGGTGCTACATCATATGATGTGGGTAAGCTTGCGCGACATGCCAGATAGTAGAAAACAACATTGGATTTTCGGTCCTCATTTTGCCAATTTATTACGCCTATTCAAAGCTGATGCTAGCGGCTCAAAACCCCTTGACTTGAGCCTCTATCAAGAAATAAAATTGATTGTCCAGAAGATTAAAACCCAATACAAAAAGCTGCCACGGCCTTTACTCGATGGACACATAATCCAAAAAGAATTAAAGTTGGCACCAAGCCCATTGATTGGGCAATTACTTGAGAAAATTTACACTGCTCAAATTGAAAAAAAAGTACACACCAAACAGGAAGCACTGACTTTTCTTCATTCATTATATGATCACTTACAACATTGA
- a CDS encoding DUF177 domain-containing protein gives MITYNIDITELLSKGVGEHQTFSIPLKKGTHEKISLPKGLRLKGEIAHLGDYLLINFSTKEYTAKLACVRCLTETDQITSIDQASDSYSLLDAKENDFPLLWEDANTHQKFLDITPLVKQELEMSIDHTPLCKADCRGLCPNCGKDLNKETCTCSPATSNSAFSHLKPHFPPHS, from the coding sequence ATGATCACTTACAACATTGACATTACCGAGTTGCTAAGCAAAGGAGTTGGTGAACATCAGACCTTCTCTATCCCTCTCAAAAAAGGCACCCATGAGAAAATCAGCTTACCAAAAGGTTTAAGACTAAAGGGCGAAATTGCTCATTTAGGGGATTATCTTTTAATTAATTTTAGTACCAAAGAGTACACCGCAAAGCTTGCATGTGTTCGCTGTTTGACAGAGACAGATCAAATCACTAGTATTGACCAGGCTTCAGACAGCTATTCTTTGCTAGATGCTAAAGAAAATGACTTTCCTCTACTGTGGGAAGATGCTAATACTCATCAAAAATTCCTCGATATCACACCATTGGTTAAGCAGGAATTAGAAATGAGTATCGATCACACGCCATTATGCAAAGCAGACTGCCGTGGCTTATGTCCCAATTGTGGTAAAGACCTAAACAAAGAGACTTGTACTTGCTCCCCAGCCACCTCAAATTCTGCTTTCTCCCACCTAAAACCTCACTTCCCCCCTCATTCGTAA
- the nusB gene encoding transcription antitermination factor NusB, with protein sequence MSQNRHLLRIFVMQTLFESKFRPELKIDDILLRHMNEYSEQKKALSEDSKVFALNLLGNTQACEEKSIQLVSQYATEWAFAELPIIEQAILKLAVSELLMPQKGVPAAVAINEAIELAKEYGSDNSGKFINGVLSSIFKQELHGQSTNSAGN encoded by the coding sequence ATGAGTCAAAATCGTCATTTGCTTCGTATTTTTGTCATGCAAACTTTGTTTGAATCAAAGTTTCGCCCTGAACTCAAAATTGACGATATTCTGTTAAGACATATGAATGAGTACTCTGAGCAAAAAAAGGCATTAAGTGAGGATAGTAAGGTATTTGCCCTAAATTTACTGGGCAACACCCAAGCATGCGAAGAAAAGAGCATCCAATTGGTCTCTCAGTATGCCACTGAATGGGCCTTTGCTGAGTTACCTATCATTGAACAAGCAATTCTTAAATTAGCCGTATCAGAACTACTTATGCCCCAAAAGGGCGTACCGGCAGCAGTAGCCATCAATGAAGCTATTGAACTTGCTAAGGAGTATGGTAGTGATAATAGTGGTAAATTTATTAATGGCGTCTTGTCTTCAATCTTTAAGCAAGAGCTTCATGGCCAATCAACAAATTCTGCAGGAAATTAG
- the rnc gene encoding ribonuclease III produces the protein MANQQILQEISSKLNIHFKDSNLLFQALVHRSYINEHPELETNNERLEFLGDAVLELVITEYLYTNYPLPEGELTLLRSALVKKDNLAKVAGDYTIGQYLFLSKGEEKSGGREKSYLLANALEAIIGAVYLDQGLEIARAFVITIIIPTLQEIVEQKRHIDAKSLFQEKSQAILSITPQYKLQSESGPAHDRLFVMAVYHGDDMIATGQGQSKQQAEQAAARNALAAKQW, from the coding sequence ATGGCCAATCAACAAATTCTGCAGGAAATTAGCAGCAAACTCAATATCCACTTCAAAGATAGCAATTTGCTGTTTCAAGCATTGGTGCATAGATCATATATTAATGAACATCCAGAGCTCGAAACCAATAATGAGCGTTTAGAATTTCTAGGAGATGCCGTCTTAGAATTGGTTATTACTGAATACCTTTATACTAATTATCCTTTACCCGAAGGTGAATTAACCCTACTAAGATCAGCGCTAGTCAAAAAAGACAATTTAGCTAAAGTCGCTGGTGATTATACTATCGGTCAGTATTTATTTTTGAGTAAAGGCGAAGAAAAGTCAGGGGGAAGAGAAAAGAGTTATCTCTTAGCCAATGCTCTAGAAGCCATTATTGGCGCTGTATACCTAGATCAAGGCCTAGAGATAGCGCGCGCTTTTGTAATTACTATTATCATTCCTACTCTCCAAGAAATTGTTGAACAGAAAAGACATATTGATGCCAAATCTCTCTTTCAAGAAAAATCTCAGGCAATACTTAGCATTACCCCTCAATATAAACTACAGAGCGAATCAGGCCCCGCTCATGACCGTCTCTTTGTCATGGCTGTCTATCATGGTGATGATATGATCGCTACGGGACAAGGTCAAAGTAAACAACAAGCAGAACAAGCAGCCGCTCGAAATGCCTTAGCCGCGAAACAATGGTAA
- a CDS encoding RluA family pseudouridine synthase — MVKDSIQTFFIPETAKGKRIDIVIADLTGLSRNQIRKLIAERKVAIDGIVLKKPGSTISSIQKEVQIDTLPEERKRIIPENIPLTILFEDEHIIAINKKPGMVVHPGVGHKEGTLVNALEAYRTQHQLPELRLLHRLDKDTSGVLLVSKNEKSFAQFSQLFEKRALEKVYLSLNLGTPKELKGYIDAPIDRALHDRQKFAISASSQSRRALTAYQVIDFFGDISLWALSIHTGRTHQIRVHVSSIGHPILGDETYATDESLRKQNELAIKRQLLHAYRITFVHPITKKEIVIQAPMPYDFKQILGSLSNSKYKVPSFSFDQYAYHHQW; from the coding sequence ATGGTAAAAGATTCTATCCAAACATTCTTTATTCCTGAGACAGCCAAAGGGAAGCGAATTGATATTGTTATCGCTGATCTCACTGGCCTCAGCCGTAACCAAATTAGAAAACTTATTGCGGAAAGAAAAGTGGCTATTGATGGTATTGTTCTTAAAAAACCGGGCAGCACTATCAGTTCGATCCAAAAAGAAGTACAAATAGACACCTTACCTGAAGAAAGAAAGCGCATAATTCCTGAAAACATTCCGCTTACTATTCTCTTTGAAGATGAACATATCATCGCTATCAATAAAAAACCGGGCATGGTAGTTCACCCAGGTGTAGGACATAAAGAAGGCACCTTGGTTAATGCTTTAGAAGCGTATCGGACACAACATCAATTACCAGAATTACGCTTACTGCACCGACTTGATAAAGATACTTCAGGTGTACTGCTGGTCAGCAAAAATGAAAAGAGCTTTGCTCAGTTTAGCCAGCTATTTGAGAAAAGAGCTTTAGAAAAAGTATATCTTTCCCTCAATCTAGGAACTCCCAAAGAGCTTAAGGGTTATATCGATGCCCCAATAGATCGAGCTCTCCATGACAGGCAAAAATTTGCCATTTCAGCTAGTAGTCAATCACGTAGAGCCTTGACTGCTTATCAGGTAATCGACTTTTTCGGTGATATCTCGCTTTGGGCATTGAGTATTCACACGGGCCGAACCCACCAAATCAGAGTACATGTTAGTAGTATTGGGCATCCTATCTTGGGAGATGAAACGTATGCCACTGATGAAAGTTTACGCAAACAAAATGAGCTAGCCATCAAAAGACAGTTGTTGCATGCATACCGGATTACATTTGTTCATCCTATTACTAAAAAGGAAATTGTTATCCAAGCCCCCATGCCCTACGATTTCAAACAAATTTTAGGCAGTCTCAGCAATAGCAAATATAAAGTTCCTTCATTTAGCTTTGATCAATATGCTTATCACCATCAGTGGTGA
- a CDS encoding cytidylate kinase family protein, translating to MLITISGESCTGTTTLARSLSKELSLACFLAGELFRELAQEHNISLESLISSKWHDFHTDTLLDQKIIQLFDQQNVIVEGRLSGYLAFSHHIPSKRILLVANSESKAYRLQTREGGTFAEALVSVTARDQKDWARYQTLYGISKSIEKDWYSLIIDNSKLTAEETLHRALAHIHSS from the coding sequence ATGCTTATCACCATCAGTGGTGAATCATGTACCGGCACCACCACTTTGGCGAGAAGTTTGAGTAAAGAATTATCACTTGCTTGTTTTCTTGCCGGTGAGTTATTTAGAGAGCTAGCCCAAGAACATAATATCTCTCTAGAAAGCCTGATTAGTAGCAAATGGCATGATTTTCACACTGATACATTACTGGATCAAAAGATCATTCAGCTCTTTGATCAGCAAAATGTTATTGTTGAAGGCCGTCTAAGCGGCTACTTAGCATTTTCTCATCACATACCTAGCAAAAGAATTTTATTAGTGGCAAACAGTGAAAGTAAAGCATATCGATTACAAACCCGGGAAGGCGGCACTTTCGCTGAAGCATTAGTAAGCGTTACCGCAAGAGACCAAAAAGATTGGGCCAGATACCAAACGCTCTATGGTATTAGCAAAAGTATAGAAAAAGACTGGTATAGCTTAATTATTGACAATAGCAAGCTAACTGCAGAAGAAACGTTACACAGAGCTTTAGCGCATATTCACAGTAGTTAA
- the nth gene encoding endonuclease III: protein MKTLQTKKVRAQKIVAILAKKYPEPKTALNFSNTFELLIATILSAQTTDKRVNIVTPSFFPKHNTPEQLFQIGEAKLADLIKSINLYPTKAKNIIRLCQILIEQYQGKVPATREALEALPGVGRKTANVVLANAFGIPAFAVDTHVFRVTRRLELSNGKNPLQVEKDITALLPDTIWTAAHHYFIFHGREICVALKPKCEICPVKDLCPYPKKQEKGQL, encoded by the coding sequence ATGAAAACCCTGCAAACGAAAAAAGTTCGGGCACAAAAGATTGTAGCTATCTTAGCAAAGAAATATCCCGAACCGAAAACTGCTCTTAACTTTAGCAATACTTTTGAATTACTTATTGCCACTATTCTGTCAGCGCAGACTACTGATAAAAGAGTGAATATTGTAACTCCTAGCTTTTTCCCTAAGCACAATACACCAGAACAACTTTTCCAAATTGGCGAGGCGAAACTCGCTGACTTAATTAAGTCTATTAATCTTTATCCCACCAAAGCAAAGAATATTATTCGCCTTTGTCAGATTTTAATTGAGCAATATCAAGGTAAAGTCCCAGCTACCCGAGAAGCTTTAGAAGCATTACCTGGTGTAGGCAGAAAAACCGCTAATGTGGTTTTAGCTAATGCCTTTGGTATCCCTGCTTTTGCTGTCGACACTCATGTATTCCGCGTCACCAGAAGATTAGAACTCAGCAATGGCAAAAATCCTTTACAGGTAGAAAAAGATATCACTGCTTTGCTGCCCGATACTATCTGGACCGCAGCCCATCATTATTTTATTTTTCATGGTCGAGAAATCTGTGTTGCTCTCAAACCAAAATGTGAAATTTGTCCTGTGAAAGATCTTTGCCCCTACCCAAAGAAGCAAGAGAAAGGGCAGCTTTGA
- the rsmH gene encoding 16S rRNA (cytosine(1402)-N(4))-methyltransferase RsmH produces the protein MASKEHIPVLASELIALLQLEPTHTVVDLTLGRSGHASLVMTKLNSDGCFVGIDADPGQIAYAESVLPKNSKRHLVTSNFAQITETLRALAIPCANSIYADLGLSTIQLLDHDRGFSFQSEVALDMRLNVNTQKIDAQSIINQWDEVSLANLFWEYGEERLSRPIAKAIVTHRKVQPIKTGKQLAEIIAQIKRGGGKKIHPATQVFQALRMYVNDELGTLRTMLQSILPLLCKNGRFVIITFHSIEDRLVKNVFKEWKQANTVEILTKKAIKATWTEMKQNPRARSARLRAIRKLT, from the coding sequence ATGGCTTCCAAAGAACACATTCCAGTATTAGCCAGCGAACTCATTGCCCTTTTACAACTCGAGCCGACACACACAGTAGTGGATCTTACTCTTGGCCGTTCAGGTCATGCCAGTTTAGTAATGACCAAGCTTAACTCCGACGGTTGCTTCGTGGGCATTGATGCAGATCCTGGCCAAATTGCTTATGCCGAAAGCGTTTTACCTAAAAATAGCAAACGTCATTTAGTCACTAGTAATTTTGCCCAGATCACAGAAACTCTCAGAGCACTAGCTATCCCTTGCGCTAATAGCATTTACGCTGATTTGGGACTATCCACAATACAATTGTTAGATCATGACCGAGGCTTTTCTTTTCAAAGTGAAGTGGCCCTGGACATGCGTCTCAATGTAAACACACAAAAGATAGATGCCCAAAGCATTATCAACCAATGGGATGAAGTAAGCTTAGCTAATCTTTTTTGGGAATATGGAGAAGAGCGCCTCAGCAGACCGATTGCCAAAGCAATAGTAACCCATAGAAAAGTTCAGCCCATTAAAACTGGTAAACAATTAGCAGAGATTATCGCTCAGATAAAAAGGGGCGGTGGCAAAAAGATTCACCCAGCTACTCAAGTATTCCAAGCTTTACGAATGTACGTCAATGACGAATTAGGAACACTAAGAACAATGCTGCAATCTATTCTGCCCCTACTGTGTAAAAATGGACGTTTTGTTATCATCACCTTTCATTCAATCGAAGATCGCCTAGTGAAAAATGTGTTCAAAGAGTGGAAACAAGCAAACACTGTAGAAATATTGACCAAAAAGGCAATCAAAGCCACTTGGACAGAAATGAAACAAAATCCTCGAGCTCGAAGTGCCCGTCTGCGAGCAATTCGCAAACTAACCTAA